The genomic DNA TCCACGTCCACCCCAAGCGACATGCCATGGAATTGGAAATCACCACGGGCTGTGACGCCGAGGGTAATCTGACGGCTATCGTGGCCCGCATTGTCGCCGACACGGGCGCTTACGCCTCCCTCGGGCCGGCGGTATTAGAGCGGGCTTGCACCCATGTGGCCGGACCCTACCATGTGCCCAACGCCGACATCACCGGTCTTTGCGTCTATACGAACAACCCGCCGGCCGGCGCCTTCCGGGGCTTCGGTGTCCCCCAGGCCGCCTTCGCCTGTGAAGGCAACATGGACCTGTTGACCGAAAAAGCAGGGATCTCCCCGTGGGAATTCCGGTTTAGAAACGCCTTGACGCCGGGAATGGTCAACGCCACCGGGCAAATCGCCGACGAAGGAACGGCCATCAAGGAGACCCTGCTGGCTGTCCGAGATGCCTATGAATCCCATCCCTACGCCGGCATCGCCTGCGCCATGAAAAACACCGGCATCGGCGTCGGCCTACCCGACATCGGCAGGGTGAAGCTGCGCGTCAAGGACGGTGTGGTGCGCATCCTGACGAGCGCCGCCTGCATCGGCCAGGGCATGGCCACCATCGTATCGCAGATCGTCGCCGAGGTGACGGGCCTGCCGATCGAGCGCCTGACAGTGGCCCTGCCTGAAACGGGGGTCACACCCGACGCCGGGACGACAACCGCCTCCCGGCAGACCTTGTTCACCGGCGAGGCTGCCCGCCAGGCCGCCTTGGCGTTACTGGAGGCGCTGAACGAGACGGAAAGGGACGGCGCGCTGGAGTCATCGGAAGCATTAGGAGCAATAGAAGCATTAGAGGCATTAGAGGGCCGGGAGTTCTCCGGCGAGTATCATGGGATCACCGACCCGCTCAATTCGCCGAAAGCCAATCCGGTCAACCATGTGGCCTATAGCTACGCCACCCATGTGGTCCTGCTCGATGAGCAGGGGCGGGTGTCCAAGGTTGTCGCTGCACACGATGTGGGCCGGGCCATCAACCCGAAGGCGATCGAAGGCCAGATCGAGGGCGCCGTCGCCATGGGCCTCGGGTTCGCCCTCCGTGAAAAGTTCCCCCTCAAAGGCGGCGTGCCGCAGGTGAAGTTCGGGACGTTAGGCCTGTTCAGATCTACGGATATGCCGGAAATCGAAACGATCATCGTCGAGAAAAACCCCTCGCCCTTGGCTTTTGGCGCGAAAGGGGTAGGGGAGATCGCCACCATTCCCGTGGCGCCGGCCGTCGCTTCGGCCTACTACCGGTTTGACCGGCAGAAGCGGTTCGACCTGCCATTGAAAGGGACGCCCTATGACAAGGGATAGCGGGCAGAAGGGCGGCCGGTAGTGGGCGTATTCCGCAATAGAGCATATGAGATCCTCATATCCAAAGAATCGTGGTGGTCAAGGGTTGAAGCAGCGAAAAGTTCCCGTTGATGAAGCGCTCGGTATGGTCATCCCCCATGACCTGACCAAGATTGTTCGAGACGAGTATAAAGGTCCCGCCTTTCGCAAGGGGCATGTCATCAAACCGGAAGACATTCCTGAACTGCAAAAGATGGGCAAAGCTCATATCTTTGCACTCGAACTGGAGCCGGGCGAAATCCATGAAGATGACGCCGGACTCCGGATCGCCCAGGCGGCGGCGGGAAAGAATGTGCTGACTGGTGGTCCGAAAGAGAGCCGCGTCAATCTGACCAGCGCCGTCAGAGGGCTCCTGAAGGTGAACGTTGCGGCCTTGCTCGCCCTCAACGAGTTGGAGGACGTTGTCTTCTCTTGTTTGAGCAACCACACGCCTGTCGAAGCGGGTGAACTCTTAGCAGCGACCAAAGTGATCCCCCTAGTCGTTCCTGAGCAAACTGTTCTCGATGCCGAGACCCTCTGCGAAACCATGGGGAAGATTATTGAGGTTGTTCCCTATCAAGCGCCGAAAGCGGGAATTGTCGTCACCGGCGGAGAAGTGTACCATAAACGGATCAAGGATGCCTTTGGACCGGTGTTGCGGGAAAAGCTCCAATCCTATGGCGGTTCGGTCTTTCCCGTGGCCTACGCCCCCGACGAAGCCGGGGCGATTGCGGAGCAGATTGATCTGCTTGCCGATCAAGGGGCCGAATTGATCCTGGTCAGCGGCGGCATGTCTGTCGACCCGGACGATGTGACGCCCCAGGGGATCCGCCTGAGCGGCGCCAAGGTGGAAAAATACGGCGCGCCCGTTCTGCCGGGCGCCATGTTTCTACTCGCTTATAAGGGGGAAATCCCTATCATCGGCATGCCGGCCTGCGGCATGTACTTCCGGATCACCGTGCTGGACTTGGTCCTGCCGCGCCTTTTCGCCGGCGAGCGGCTCCGCCGCGCTGACATCATCGCCCTGAGTCACGGCGGGCTCTGCCGGAATTGTCCGGAATGCCGATACCCGAGGTGCAGCTTTGGGCAGGGCGGGATTCAGGGTTGATGAGTTTGAACCAGGAATAAAGCAAGGTTGAGCCAGTGAATGGCAGAGGGATAAAGATGGTTGATATGGTTTATAAGGATGTCCTCCAGACGTTGGAACAGGGCGAGGCTTGCGTCGTCCTCACCCTGATAAAAGAAAACGCGAAAAAGGGCTCTAGGGTTGCGGGAAAGCGCTTTTTGTCTTGTTCCGGGACAAGGGTTGCAATGGACGCTTGTATCCATGCGCTTTCGGTGACCCCGTTCGATCAGGCGAACGATCAGGTGAACGGGGTGGGGGATCCTGAGGTTGATCCGTTGTTCGCGCAGGAAGCCGTTACCCTCGTCGAGGCGTCCCTGCGATCAGGCAGGGTTGCGTCCAAAAGGGTCTCCTTAGAAGGCGAGGCGGCGCGGCTGCTCGCTGAACCTTTCTACCCCCCCGATGAGTTGGTCATCCTCGGCGGCGGTCATGTCTCCCAGGCACTTGTTCCCGTCGCCGTCATACTGGGCTACCGCGTCACCGTTGTGGATGATCGACCTGCTTTTGCCGCGCCGGAACGATTTCCTGGCGCGGCAAAGGTGATTTGCGACGATTTTGTCCGGGCAATTGAGGGGCTACACCTGCAACCCAGCTGTGCCGTCGCCATCATCACCCGAGGCCATCGCCACGATCTCCGCTGCCTGGAAGCGCTGGTCGGGAGGCAACTGGGGTATCTGGGCATGATCGGCAGCCGTCGCCGCGTTCAGTTGATCAAAGAACATCTGCGGTCTTCCGGCGTCTCCGAGGAAAAAATCGAGCGGGTTCAGATGCCGATCGGTCTGCCCATCGGGGCGCAGACGCCGGAGGAGATCGCCGTCAGCATCGCTGCCCAGTTGATCCAGGCGCGTAGAGGCGAGGGAGGCAGCGCCGGGATCACGGTCCAGGACATGGAACTGTTGCGGACCTTGGTCGATAGCGCCAAGCGAGGCATCCCGGCTGTCCTTGCCACTGTGGTGGAAGCGCGGGGGTCGACACCGCGCAAGGCCGGCGCCAAGCTCTTGGTTTTTCGTGACGGCCAGATGCGGGGGACCATCGGCGGGGGATGCATAGAGGCGGAGGCGCGGAGAGAGGCGCTCCTGCTTTTGGACGGAGGCGCTGCGGGGCTTTTTCGTTTTTCCTTAGATGACGATGCGGCGGCAGAAGAGGGGATGGCCTGCGGCGGGACCATGGAAGTCCTGCTGGAACTCGTGGCGACTGTTTGAGCAGGCGAGGGGAATCGAGAATATCTCTGGAACATAGAAGTGGTGGGGGCGGAGTCGAATGCAGAAAGAACGGGTGTTGATCAAAGGCGCGGGGGATCTGGCGAGCGGCGTCGCCAACCGGCTCTTCCAATGCGGTTTTGTCCCGATTATGACGGAATTGGCCGAACCGCTCGTCGTCCGGCGAACGGTGTCTTTTGCGGAAGCTGTATACCAGGGGGAGACGACGGTGGAGGGCGTGAAAGCCCTGCGGGTCAAAACCGCTGATGAGGCGATGGCCTGGCGGGAGCGGGGCGTCATTCCGGTGCTCGTTGATCCTGATGACCGTTCGCTGGAAAGCCTTAACCCCACCTATTATATAGAAGCGACGATACGGAAACGCAACGACGGTTTGACCATGGACAAGGCGCCCTTCGTGATCGCCCTGGGTCCGGGCTTTTGCGCCGGGAAGGATGTCCATGCCGTCGTTGAAACGAAACGCGGTCATGACCTTGGCCGGGTGATCTATGCGGGCTATGCCATTGCCGACACAGGCATACCGGGAGAAGTGGGCGGCTACCGCCAGGAGCGGCTGTTGCGCGCGCCTGTAGCGGGTGTTTTCTCCGCATGCCGTGAGATTGGCGACCAGGTCGCCGAAGGGGAGCCGGTGGGAACAGTGGAAGGTCAGCCGGTAAAAGCGCAAATCGCCGGCATCGTACGCGGTTTGGTCAAGGATGGCATCTCTGTCACCGCCGGATTGAAGATCGGTGATGTCGACCCCCGGCTGGAGAAGGCCTACTGCTATACCATCAGTGACAAAGCGCGGGCGATCGGAGGCGGCGTCTTGGAGGCGATGCTTCATTTAGCGATGCTTCGTAAAGCAACATAGAAAAGAACAGCAAGGTAAAAGCGTAGAACAGCGCGCGCTCAGCCGGTTCGAAGAAGGGGCAACAAACATTGGCCGAAGCAGATATGACAACCATCATCATGGTTCTCTCTCTCGTTTCTTTTTGCGCCGGCTTTATCGACAGCATCGCCGGGGGCGGCGGCCTGTTGTTGATGCCGGCGCTTTTGTTTGCCGGCATCCCGCCGCAATTGGTGTTGGGGACAAACAAGCTGGCGAGCACCATCGGAACCAGTTTTGCGCTGATCAATTTCGTGCGCAGCAAAGTGGTGGTCTGGCAAGTCGTTGCCACAGGGATCGGCTTTTCCCTCGTCGGCTCTTTCCTGGGATCAAAGACGATTCTTTTTTTCTCCAATGAGACAGTAGGGAAGATGATCGTCCTGTTGCTTCCCGCTGTGATGATCGCCACCATGATTCCGAGAAGGAAACGTGGATCCGCCGATGCCTTGTCGAAGCAATCCCTTTACGTGAAGGTTCCCCTTTTCTGTTTTTCCATCGGTTTTTATGACGGATTTCTCGGACCCGGAACCGGCAGTTTTTTGATCATGGCCTTTTACCTGTTTGTCGGCCTGGAACTCGTCCAGGCGTCGGCCACAGCCAAGGTGTTTAACCTGGCTTCCAATGCGAGTGCGCTGGTTGTTTTTCTCCTGGAAGGGAAAGTGTTGCTAACCCTCGGACTTCCGTTGGCCTTAGCGAATGTGGCCGGCAATTATATCGGCAGCACACTGGCCATTAAAAAAGGCGCCTCTTTGGTTCGCGCCTTTCTGATCTTGTCCTTCTGTGTCTTGTTTGTTTCGCTCTTATGGAAGTATTATTTGTCGTAGAAGTTATGTTTATTGGAAAAAGCATTGATAACAAACCCCGAAAGCATTAAAATAACATTAAACATTAATGCGATAGGGGGGCGATCACCATGGCCCTAATATTCCACTGGCGCGAAAAGCGGAAGTCCGTTACCCCAACGGGAACGATATCGTTGTATTTATATGGAAACAACTCATCGACGCCAACCCATCCGGTCATCATAAAAACAAACGGTGTCAACCCCGCCATCCCCCGCCCCAACGGCAGAAACCTCCCGGGAACCTCCTACTGCGCGGTCAAAAAATATGATCGAAGCGGGGGGGCATCCTAATCCCAGGAGGTGATGGCTTTCTTTGAACGATGGCTGGACCCGATGCTGCAGCGTGTGATCGAAGGACCGGCTCCGAAGGACTTCGTCGATGGCTCCGAAGGCTCTTCAGAAGACTCCTCACTGGAGATTTTCCGTTTCCTGGACCGCGTCTGCGATACTTTTTCCGGGTTCGACGTTCCCAGCGATGTCCAGCAAATGTTGGATGACGACCCAAGGGATTCGGATGCCAGCGTTCAGGCCGTTACGGACTTGTAGGAAAGCCGACAACCACCTACCTCCATGTGGCGATCCAACCGTCCAGGCTGGGTCGCCTTGTTTTGTTCTCCACTCCTTGGTTCCTCCTACGCTATTCTGGCTCAACCAGATCGGGGGCAAACTACCAGAAGAAGGAGGTTGTCTCAGATGGATATTCCCGCCGCATCCTGGCATCAGGCCATCGCCGTACGCCGGTCGCGCCGTCAATACACCGGTGAGCCCCTTGCTCCGGAAATGGAAAAGAAGCTTCGCGCCTTCGTTGACCGGTGGAACGGCACAGTCGAAGGCGCTCGGATCGTCTTCGTCGCTCGCGATCCGGACAAAGTGTTCAAAGGCGCCATTGGTTCCTACGGCAAGATCAAAGGTGCGCCTGTTTACGCCGCCTTCATCGGTAACATGGCTCACCCCAATGTCCAGGAGAACACGGGCTATCTCGGCGAGGGATTTATCCTGGAGGCGACGGCCATGGGACTGTCCACCTGCTGGGTCGGCGGCTTTTTTGACCCCAAGGCGGTGGCGGAGCAGATCGAACTGCGACCGCAGGAGCGGGTGCTGTCGGTGACCCCTATCGGATACGCGCCGAAGGAGTACAACTTCCTGGAAAAAATGATGGCCGGCATCTCTGCCGGCCATCAGCGAAAAGACGTGAGCCAACTGTGCAAAGAGCCGCTTGGCCCGGACAACCCAGCCTGGGTAAAAGCCGCGCTGGAGGCGGCCCGGCTTGCCCCGTCGGCGGTCAACCGGCAGCCATGGCGGTTCTCCGTGGATAACGACGGCATCACCGTATGGGTCGATGATCTCAAAGACACCTACCACATCGCCAAGCGCCTTGACTGCGGCATCGCCATGCTGCACCTGGAGGCCGGCGCACGCCAGTCCGACGTCAAGGGATCATGGGAATACCTGGAGTCGCCTGGCGTAGCCAAGTTTGTAACTGCTTAACTGTCCATAACGCCGACCGTCCGGAAACTGCGAACGGCATCCCAGGCTTCCTCGGCGCCGACAAGGCTGGTGTCAAAATACAGTTCATAGGCATGTCGACGTTCCTGGTCGATAAAATAGAAACGGCGCTCATAATGAACCGTAAAACGATTTTCCCCTAACACCGTTTTTCTCCTTGTGGTCGTCCAGTGAAACTCCTCCCGCAGACCTTCAGACCATAGCGGTGTTACCGTCTCCGCATCCCTCGGCAGCAGATCGCGGGCCGTCATCCCATCATTGAAATCGAGAAGGCGCAGCCCGCCCAGCGTTGCGTCATTTTTACGGAAGATGACTTCCGTTGGAGCGGGGGACGAGCCTGCGGTTGGTTGTTGATTCTCCTCAATAGCCGCCGCAGCGTCCTCCCTTTGGACCTTTTCGATGGTCCATCCGGCGGGCAGGGACAACTGGTAATCGATCGTCGCGAGGCGCTGCTTCGGGAAGGGTTCCACCACGTTGAAGTCGTCGGCGCGCCAGTGTCCATTCCCGTCCTTGATGAGGGTAACGGAGATAGCGACGGGGTAGATCCCGCCGGGCGCAGAGGTCCGGCTTGTGCCCTTCAGCAGATAGGTCTGGGAGTTGCCATCGGCGGAACCCTTCACATCTGCGACGGACAGGGTGTACAACCAGGGCGAGGATACGTCAAAACCCGCCAGCTTGCCCTTTACCATTTTCCCCTTGTCAGTCAGCCAAAGGTCGAGGGAAAACTGCCACTGCACTTGC from Heliomicrobium undosum includes the following:
- the xdh gene encoding selenium-dependent xanthine dehydrogenase; the encoded protein is MHKLKVNGVIHHVEGGESNLLDFLRDELQITSMKNGCGEGACGACMVLVDGKAMRACLFTIAKVDSKSIVTVEGLSYREKEAYAWAFAEAGAVQCGFCIPGMVISTKALLDKNPQPSKREIKEAIRGNICRCTGYVKIEKAIALAAAVLRGDLNIPMTDNRLGVGISVHRVDAREKTLGTGEYVDDMQVEGMLYGAVLRPKAARLLIKKIDISAAKALPGVEAVLTAKDIPGQRHWGFIAKDWPALVAEGEETRYIGDALAIVAARTRRIAREAVKAICVEYEELEPIVTTGAALSEGAPSLHPKGNLLSKTHVRRGNPESALARSAHVVTHRYTTPATEHAFLEPESALAVPGADGELTVYVGTQSVYKDQQGIMTILGLPAEKVRVIAKLIGGGFGGKEDLSVQHHAALLAYATKKPVKLTLTRQESIHVHPKRHAMELEITTGCDAEGNLTAIVARIVADTGAYASLGPAVLERACTHVAGPYHVPNADITGLCVYTNNPPAGAFRGFGVPQAAFACEGNMDLLTEKAGISPWEFRFRNALTPGMVNATGQIADEGTAIKETLLAVRDAYESHPYAGIACAMKNTGIGVGLPDIGRVKLRVKDGVVRILTSAACIGQGMATIVSQIVAEVTGLPIERLTVALPETGVTPDAGTTTASRQTLFTGEAARQAALALLEALNETERDGALESSEALGAIEALEALEGREFSGEYHGITDPLNSPKANPVNHVAYSYATHVVLLDEQGRVSKVVAAHDVGRAINPKAIEGQIEGAVAMGLGFALREKFPLKGGVPQVKFGTLGLFRSTDMPEIETIIVEKNPSPLAFGAKGVGEIATIPVAPAVASAYYRFDRQKRFDLPLKGTPYDKG
- a CDS encoding molybdopterin-binding protein, producing the protein MKQRKVPVDEALGMVIPHDLTKIVRDEYKGPAFRKGHVIKPEDIPELQKMGKAHIFALELEPGEIHEDDAGLRIAQAAAGKNVLTGGPKESRVNLTSAVRGLLKVNVAALLALNELEDVVFSCLSNHTPVEAGELLAATKVIPLVVPEQTVLDAETLCETMGKIIEVVPYQAPKAGIVVTGGEVYHKRIKDAFGPVLREKLQSYGGSVFPVAYAPDEAGAIAEQIDLLADQGAELILVSGGMSVDPDDVTPQGIRLSGAKVEKYGAPVLPGAMFLLAYKGEIPIIGMPACGMYFRITVLDLVLPRLFAGERLRRADIIALSHGGLCRNCPECRYPRCSFGQGGIQG
- a CDS encoding XdhC family protein, which produces MNGVGDPEVDPLFAQEAVTLVEASLRSGRVASKRVSLEGEAARLLAEPFYPPDELVILGGGHVSQALVPVAVILGYRVTVVDDRPAFAAPERFPGAAKVICDDFVRAIEGLHLQPSCAVAIITRGHRHDLRCLEALVGRQLGYLGMIGSRRRVQLIKEHLRSSGVSEEKIERVQMPIGLPIGAQTPEEIAVSIAAQLIQARRGEGGSAGITVQDMELLRTLVDSAKRGIPAVLATVVEARGSTPRKAGAKLLVFRDGQMRGTIGGGCIEAEARREALLLLDGGAAGLFRFSLDDDAAAEEGMACGGTMEVLLELVATV
- the yqeB gene encoding selenium-dependent molybdenum cofactor biosynthesis protein YqeB produces the protein MQKERVLIKGAGDLASGVANRLFQCGFVPIMTELAEPLVVRRTVSFAEAVYQGETTVEGVKALRVKTADEAMAWRERGVIPVLVDPDDRSLESLNPTYYIEATIRKRNDGLTMDKAPFVIALGPGFCAGKDVHAVVETKRGHDLGRVIYAGYAIADTGIPGEVGGYRQERLLRAPVAGVFSACREIGDQVAEGEPVGTVEGQPVKAQIAGIVRGLVKDGISVTAGLKIGDVDPRLEKAYCYTISDKARAIGGGVLEAMLHLAMLRKAT
- a CDS encoding sulfite exporter TauE/SafE family protein produces the protein MAEADMTTIIMVLSLVSFCAGFIDSIAGGGGLLLMPALLFAGIPPQLVLGTNKLASTIGTSFALINFVRSKVVVWQVVATGIGFSLVGSFLGSKTILFFSNETVGKMIVLLLPAVMIATMIPRRKRGSADALSKQSLYVKVPLFCFSIGFYDGFLGPGTGSFLIMAFYLFVGLELVQASATAKVFNLASNASALVVFLLEGKVLLTLGLPLALANVAGNYIGSTLAIKKGASLVRAFLILSFCVLFVSLLWKYYLS
- a CDS encoding nitroreductase family protein, which gives rise to MDIPAASWHQAIAVRRSRRQYTGEPLAPEMEKKLRAFVDRWNGTVEGARIVFVARDPDKVFKGAIGSYGKIKGAPVYAAFIGNMAHPNVQENTGYLGEGFILEATAMGLSTCWVGGFFDPKAVAEQIELRPQERVLSVTPIGYAPKEYNFLEKMMAGISAGHQRKDVSQLCKEPLGPDNPAWVKAALEAARLAPSAVNRQPWRFSVDNDGITVWVDDLKDTYHIAKRLDCGIAMLHLEAGARQSDVKGSWEYLESPGVAKFVTA